One genomic segment of Marinitoga piezophila KA3 includes these proteins:
- a CDS encoding site-2 protease family protein, translated as MATIFWFLVVITIVVFFHELGHFLFAKLFKTKVEEFAIGMGPKLFSIKGKETEFKFNLIPLGGYVKIAGEEMEDTDKISDDPSLFYNKKPWQKFLIAFAGPAFSILLGYIILAFSGMIYGFNEVKIAEVIPDSPAFYSGLEAGDVIHKVNGNLVFDSSILSFTIKEGKPVKLEVLRNNIPVEITVKPEKTIPEYVIAFKPDTNNIELTNKKILEFNTHSANEIKDILPNLEKNDRLILKLDDGNTIEGKIVTYSIIPERYAIGVYFASFSNEINKDIEPFRAGDRITSINGIEIKNGINLIDALSKITLEPGTELIRIKNGKIVENYTGKENKDLNITVLRNNQKTNIKISKDAFIQILQEPMVLKFDFDKWRPKGFEVITTSIQWANTLLKAMVDMIGQLFTGKVKTSEVMGPVGIAGVVGQAAKAGPEALISLIALITLNLGIVNLLPIPALDGGRIVFSIYEMITGKRTNPKVEATIHTIGFILLMILFIFITFNDISRFFK; from the coding sequence ATGGCAACTATTTTCTGGTTTTTAGTGGTAATAACAATTGTAGTCTTTTTTCATGAATTAGGACATTTTTTATTTGCAAAATTGTTCAAAACCAAAGTAGAAGAATTTGCAATAGGAATGGGACCAAAGTTATTTAGTATAAAAGGTAAAGAAACAGAATTTAAATTTAATCTAATTCCTCTTGGCGGATATGTAAAAATTGCCGGTGAAGAAATGGAAGATACTGATAAAATTTCTGACGATCCATCTTTATTTTATAATAAAAAACCATGGCAGAAATTTCTCATTGCTTTTGCTGGCCCGGCATTTTCAATATTACTTGGATATATAATCTTAGCCTTTTCTGGAATGATATATGGATTTAACGAAGTTAAAATTGCAGAAGTAATACCTGATTCTCCGGCATTTTATAGCGGTCTTGAAGCTGGTGATGTAATTCATAAAGTAAATGGAAATCTTGTTTTTGACAGTTCTATTTTAAGCTTTACCATAAAAGAAGGAAAACCTGTAAAACTTGAAGTTTTGAGAAATAATATACCTGTAGAAATTACTGTAAAACCTGAAAAAACAATACCTGAATATGTTATCGCATTTAAACCTGATACAAACAATATCGAATTAACTAATAAAAAAATTCTGGAATTCAATACACATTCTGCAAATGAAATAAAGGACATTTTGCCTAATCTGGAAAAAAATGACCGTTTAATTTTGAAATTAGATGATGGAAATACTATAGAAGGAAAAATAGTAACTTATTCTATTATTCCTGAAAGATATGCTATAGGTGTATACTTTGCCTCATTTTCAAATGAAATAAATAAAGATATTGAACCTTTTAGAGCAGGAGATAGAATTACAAGTATAAACGGCATTGAAATAAAAAATGGTATTAATCTTATAGATGCACTTTCTAAAATAACTCTTGAACCTGGAACTGAATTAATCAGAATAAAAAATGGGAAAATAGTAGAAAATTACACAGGAAAAGAAAATAAAGACCTGAATATAACTGTATTAAGAAACAATCAAAAAACAAATATAAAAATTTCTAAAGATGCATTTATACAGATTTTACAGGAGCCAATGGTTTTAAAATTTGATTTTGATAAATGGAGACCAAAAGGTTTTGAGGTTATTACTACTTCAATTCAATGGGCAAATACATTGTTAAAGGCTATGGTTGATATGATTGGACAATTATTTACTGGCAAGGTTAAAACCAGTGAAGTTATGGGGCCTGTCGGAATAGCTGGAGTTGTTGGTCAAGCTGCCAAAGCCGGTCCTGAAGCTTTGATTTCTCTAATTGCATTAATCACCTTGAACCTTGGTATTGTTAATTTATTGCCTATACCTGCCTTAGATGGCGGAAGGATAGTATTTTCTATATATGAAATGATTACCGGAAAAAGAACAAATCCAAAGGTGGAAGCTACAATTCACACTATTGGTTTTATACTCTTAATGATATTATTTATTTTTATTACTTTTAATGACATATCAAGATTTTTCAAATAA
- a CDS encoding phosphate signaling complex PhoU family protein: MIDLLPEETKNIIISYHNEILKMGRIVQGMFLKFKDAFFEKNMKLSKEIIEQDARVDFVEARLEYKAMEIIATNNLYGKSLKIVFLGNKIIGILESMADMCETMAKNNVDLLKLPNSINPYQFEDLFEISQGMLGDALKLFSNVIEDGNVLGESFELAKEICNTDNEIDSLYEAFKRNLMLKVSKDNFRSIMAHIEILSNIEKFSDLSANIAEYTIFILTGDRYKCTKEGFDIFYSMGE; the protein is encoded by the coding sequence ATGATAGATTTATTACCAGAAGAAACAAAGAATATAATAATTTCATATCATAACGAAATTTTAAAAATGGGCAGAATTGTCCAGGGAATGTTTTTAAAGTTCAAAGATGCTTTTTTTGAAAAAAATATGAAGTTATCAAAAGAAATTATAGAACAGGATGCGCGTGTTGATTTTGTAGAAGCACGCCTTGAATATAAGGCTATGGAGATTATAGCAACCAATAATCTTTATGGAAAATCATTAAAAATTGTTTTTTTAGGCAATAAAATAATAGGAATCCTTGAAAGCATGGCAGATATGTGTGAAACAATGGCTAAAAATAATGTGGATCTTTTAAAATTACCGAATTCTATAAATCCATATCAATTTGAAGATCTCTTTGAAATTTCTCAGGGAATGTTAGGTGATGCGTTAAAATTATTTTCAAATGTTATAGAAGACGGGAATGTTCTTGGAGAGTCATTTGAACTTGCTAAAGAAATTTGTAATACCGATAATGAAATAGATAGTTTGTATGAAGCGTTTAAAAGAAATTTAATGTTGAAAGTTTCAAAAGATAATTTTAGATCTATTATGGCACATATTGAAATACTTTCAAATATAGAAAAGTTTTCTGATTTAAGTGCTAACATTGCAGAGTATACAATATTTATATTGACCGGGGATAGATATAAATGTACAAAAGAAGGATTTGATATATTTTATTCAATGGGGGAATAG
- the ruvB gene encoding Holliday junction branch migration DNA helicase RuvB gives MDERIFDPQEKPEESTIINLRPQFLNEYIGQEKVKEKLKITIDAAKERKEPLDHILLAGPPGLGKTTLANVIANEMGANIQITSGPVLERAGDLAAILTNLQNGDVLFIDEIHRINRSVEEILYSAMEDFQLDIVIGKGPGARSIRIDLNHFTLIGATTRTGLIAAPLRSRFGIIMEMNFYPPHELKEIIIRSANLLNVKITDDAALLIAERSRGTPRIANRLLKRVRDYAQINNGGLIDVDTAEKTMTLLEIDKEGLDEMDRKILNTIIDFYNGGPVGLKALAASLGIEADSISEVYEPYLLQKGFLVRTHRGRMITEKALKHLGIEKSNKNLYSLWGN, from the coding sequence ATGGACGAAAGAATTTTTGACCCACAGGAAAAGCCAGAAGAAAGTACAATAATAAATTTAAGACCACAATTTTTAAATGAATATATTGGTCAGGAAAAAGTAAAAGAAAAATTAAAAATAACCATTGATGCGGCTAAAGAAAGAAAAGAGCCGTTAGATCATATTTTACTTGCAGGGCCACCTGGTCTTGGTAAAACAACTCTTGCAAATGTAATAGCAAATGAAATGGGAGCTAATATACAGATAACAAGTGGTCCTGTTCTTGAACGCGCTGGCGATTTAGCAGCTATTTTAACCAATTTACAAAATGGAGATGTGTTATTTATAGATGAAATTCATAGAATAAACAGATCAGTTGAAGAAATCTTATATTCTGCTATGGAAGATTTTCAGCTTGATATTGTTATAGGCAAAGGACCAGGTGCCAGGTCAATAAGAATAGATTTAAATCATTTCACACTTATTGGTGCAACAACTCGAACAGGATTAATTGCTGCGCCATTAAGAAGTAGATTTGGAATAATTATGGAAATGAATTTTTATCCACCGCATGAATTAAAGGAAATAATCATAAGAAGTGCGAATTTATTAAATGTAAAGATTACCGATGATGCCGCCTTATTAATTGCGGAACGTTCGAGAGGAACACCAAGGATTGCAAATAGATTATTAAAGCGTGTTAGAGATTATGCTCAAATTAATAATGGTGGATTAATAGATGTCGATACTGCAGAAAAAACAATGACACTTCTTGAAATTGACAAAGAAGGTCTTGACGAAATGGATAGAAAGATATTAAATACCATTATTGATTTTTATAATGGTGGTCCGGTTGGATTGAAGGCGCTTGCAGCCTCGTTAGGAATAGAAGCTGATAGTATCAGTGAGGTATATGAGCCATATTTATTACAAAAAGGATTTTTGGTAAGAACACATAGAGGCAGGATGATAACAGAAAAAGCTTTAAAACATTTAGGAATTGAAAAGTCAAATAAAAATTTATATTCGTTATGGGGGAATTAA
- a CDS encoding NAD(+)/NADH kinase, translating to MKGILFFNPIKAKKQEIIDNYLHVFEENDIEILKVMPAGSALPDNTLYQESDVFIVLGGDGTVLRVAELSAEYSVPIVGINLGTLGFLTAYDSTEMEQAAKDIASNNLHYSDRFLLECYVGGKKILSLNDITIQKSQPIGTVDLEILIKGESVLNYSGDGVIISTPTGSTGYALSMGGPVIEHSLNLITINPLASHSLNIRPLVISPDNYVEIMIHHIDAGNAYVTVDGDIVHRIESGMAVLVSSSDKKVTLAQKNDYSFFKVLINKLGFGRRLI from the coding sequence TTGAAAGGAATTTTATTTTTTAATCCTATAAAAGCAAAAAAACAGGAAATAATAGACAATTATCTTCATGTTTTTGAAGAAAATGATATTGAAATTTTAAAGGTAATGCCAGCAGGTTCTGCACTTCCTGATAATACTCTTTATCAGGAATCTGATGTTTTTATTGTCTTGGGAGGAGATGGAACTGTTTTAAGAGTTGCAGAATTATCTGCTGAATATTCTGTACCTATAGTTGGGATAAATCTTGGAACATTGGGATTTTTAACTGCATATGATAGCACAGAAATGGAACAGGCTGCTAAAGACATAGCTTCTAACAATTTGCATTATTCAGATAGATTTTTGCTTGAATGCTATGTTGGAGGAAAGAAAATATTATCTTTAAACGATATAACCATTCAGAAAAGTCAGCCTATTGGAACAGTTGATCTTGAAATATTAATAAAAGGAGAAAGCGTTTTAAATTATTCTGGAGATGGAGTTATTATTTCAACTCCAACAGGTTCTACGGGTTATGCTTTGTCCATGGGCGGACCGGTAATTGAGCACTCATTAAATCTTATAACTATAAATCCTTTAGCTTCACATTCTTTAAATATAAGACCGTTGGTAATTTCTCCTGATAATTATGTTGAAATAATGATTCATCATATTGATGCGGGTAATGCATATGTAACTGTTGATGGCGATATAGTTCATAGAATTGAAAGTGGAATGGCTGTATTAGTTTCATCATCTGATAAGAAAGTAACTCTTGCACAGAAAAATGATTATTCATTTTTTAAAGTATTAATAAATAAATTAGGCTTTGGTAGGAGATTGATATGA
- a CDS encoding LptF/LptG family permease: protein MTKLLKYISKEFISPFLMGLVGFIVFVSVELLYQLSDIIVRNKVGIDKLFILISFHIPYFLVMGIPVGILFSIFWVLSRLSNDNEIIALQSLGIPSKKIILPFLVLSFILSIFTFALYDTIVPKSNMKAKEAISKYVYKSAQANIEMNKFVEVERNKKYLYVRKIDKDKGILYGILLYEVDYSKTTVFHAEKAFKDKDTWYMENGRIFRLTDDGLLKLDITFKKLKLDISKDVEEYLRFSKSPNDMTTKELKHKIEITQRLGGDPSALIVGYQEKFSNSVAPMVIALLGVALSLFINLKSKSWSVISTFILVVLYQGSGAWLSALGKEKIINPYLAPWLPNIFFGIVGIVLFILLDTRAAYKLIEPLKRIIGVGIVVVFLANYGYSEKVFIDSENITIDGTKITFEGSTTIKYKDSIIKAPRGYGFLNDKNQIQNAYLLDNVTYIQGKRTIEASQMEVNFESKDVILNHTYSIESFKNEKKKNVKIRVWSEISKKKTDDDVVFSERVKMTTCKECITYYFKSSHVTIYPDQFLIARDVTLEFFGIPVFYFPFYFQSLAEEQKAPFLAAFAFKNDSITITVKINHTFPDKSILSYSQEYSRNTKENTVSQKMSYTYSIPMILGTLAFSNSISNSSISDLKFSLTKKLENLTYSAQVIHSFSNNSDAFSLSLKDIKTDLGKFSLYSAYSWRNRNLSSVTFLKLTTPSLEKKYKKSYFKLNSTRLYITGPATKLSDSWDKKKISINTSTNSKIYNGSLKNEIKTSFSALYERDNLRSLNLYLKDAIYNKITPIKYSNDFFYNNWFSIDSSLSPEMRMSFKHIYPDRIYNYFTYGTKGNFKIRAFVFQYGVSDYQYYRVLVNEPKWISTPATHTNKLTDFVGIDASWDILDVKNSFDGRYNRTFDFMKENREDRFIAHFFTTKYNLKYSILEFENNTKTSLEKENFEFITTNFNGFLKIAILKHKYEFEYNHKDEELPIIKIENNDIITFGKNKIEIFYDYYFKKEDWKETIPQIKSKYLFYDKYGGKYKGNLNLFNDYNNIHYDLSYKAKDASKSLTTSIDYDIENQYLKTGIGYDTATKYDWAKISFTYDIKNNEWTFSQFEINKKIICWSIYLKGDLQLLPEFSFKQFELKFFIADIPEKSFGYTEEKGVDINMF from the coding sequence ATGACAAAATTGCTGAAATACATATCCAAAGAGTTTATATCCCCTTTTTTAATGGGACTTGTTGGATTTATCGTATTTGTAAGTGTTGAATTATTGTATCAATTATCAGATATAATTGTAAGAAATAAAGTTGGAATTGATAAATTATTTATATTAATCTCTTTCCATATTCCATATTTTCTTGTGATGGGTATTCCCGTGGGAATACTTTTTTCTATATTCTGGGTTTTATCAAGGTTATCTAATGATAATGAAATTATAGCTTTACAGTCCTTGGGTATCCCATCAAAAAAGATAATATTACCTTTTCTGGTGTTATCGTTTATTCTTTCAATTTTTACTTTTGCGTTATACGATACAATAGTTCCAAAATCAAATATGAAAGCAAAAGAAGCTATTTCAAAGTATGTGTATAAAAGTGCTCAAGCAAACATAGAGATGAATAAATTCGTTGAGGTTGAAAGAAATAAAAAGTATTTATACGTAAGGAAAATAGATAAAGATAAGGGTATTTTGTATGGAATATTATTATATGAGGTGGATTATTCTAAAACAACGGTTTTTCATGCAGAAAAGGCATTTAAGGATAAAGATACCTGGTATATGGAAAATGGAAGAATTTTTAGATTAACAGATGATGGACTTTTAAAACTTGATATTACATTTAAAAAATTAAAATTGGATATATCAAAGGATGTTGAAGAATATCTGAGATTTTCAAAAAGTCCAAATGATATGACAACAAAAGAATTAAAGCACAAAATTGAAATAACCCAAAGACTTGGTGGAGATCCATCAGCTTTAATTGTTGGTTATCAGGAAAAATTTTCTAATTCAGTTGCGCCAATGGTTATAGCGCTTCTTGGAGTAGCGCTTTCATTATTTATAAACCTGAAAAGTAAATCGTGGAGTGTTATTTCAACATTTATACTTGTTGTATTATATCAGGGGTCTGGTGCATGGTTAAGTGCTTTGGGAAAGGAGAAGATTATAAATCCATATCTTGCACCGTGGCTGCCTAATATATTTTTTGGTATAGTTGGAATTGTATTATTTATATTACTTGATACAAGAGCAGCATATAAATTAATTGAACCTTTAAAAAGAATAATTGGTGTTGGTATTGTAGTGGTATTTCTTGCAAATTACGGATATTCTGAAAAGGTATTTATTGATTCCGAGAATATCACTATAGATGGAACAAAGATTACATTTGAAGGAAGTACAACTATAAAATACAAAGATTCAATTATTAAAGCTCCAAGAGGATATGGGTTTCTTAATGATAAAAATCAAATTCAAAACGCATATTTATTGGATAATGTTACATATATTCAGGGCAAAAGAACCATAGAAGCGTCTCAAATGGAAGTTAATTTTGAAAGTAAAGATGTAATTTTAAATCATACATATTCAATAGAATCATTTAAAAATGAAAAAAAAAAGAATGTAAAAATACGCGTATGGTCTGAAATTTCAAAAAAGAAAACAGATGATGATGTTGTATTTTCCGAAAGAGTAAAGATGACAACATGTAAGGAATGTATTACATATTACTTTAAATCTTCTCATGTAACAATCTATCCTGATCAATTTCTTATTGCGCGTGACGTTACACTTGAATTTTTTGGTATTCCAGTTTTTTATTTTCCTTTCTATTTTCAAAGTTTAGCTGAAGAACAGAAAGCTCCATTTTTGGCTGCTTTTGCATTTAAAAATGATTCAATTACTATTACAGTAAAAATTAATCACACATTTCCAGACAAATCTATACTATCTTATTCACAGGAATATTCAAGAAATACAAAAGAAAATACAGTTTCACAAAAAATGAGTTATACATATTCAATTCCTATGATTCTTGGAACACTTGCGTTTTCAAATAGTATTTCAAATTCAAGCATTTCAGATTTGAAATTTTCATTAACAAAAAAATTGGAAAACCTTACTTATTCTGCACAGGTTATTCATAGTTTTTCAAACAATTCAGATGCATTTTCTCTGTCTTTAAAGGATATAAAAACAGATTTAGGTAAGTTTTCATTATATTCAGCGTATTCATGGAGAAATAGAAATTTAAGTTCTGTAACTTTTTTAAAACTTACAACACCTTCACTGGAAAAAAAATATAAAAAAAGTTATTTTAAGTTAAATTCTACTCGTCTATATATTACTGGACCTGCAACTAAATTATCGGATTCGTGGGATAAAAAGAAAATAAGTATAAATACATCTACAAATTCAAAAATATACAATGGTTCTCTAAAAAATGAAATAAAAACATCTTTTTCAGCTCTATATGAAAGAGATAATTTAAGAAGTTTGAATTTATATTTAAAAGATGCAATATACAATAAAATTACACCTATAAAATATTCAAATGATTTTTTTTATAATAATTGGTTTTCAATAGACTCATCTCTTTCTCCTGAGATGAGAATGTCATTTAAACATATATATCCTGATAGAATATACAATTATTTTACCTATGGGACAAAAGGTAACTTTAAAATTAGAGCTTTTGTTTTTCAATATGGTGTTTCAGATTATCAATATTATAGAGTTTTAGTTAATGAACCGAAATGGATTTCCACTCCCGCTACGCATACAAACAAATTAACCGATTTTGTTGGTATCGATGCATCGTGGGATATATTAGATGTAAAAAACTCTTTTGATGGAAGATATAATAGAACTTTTGATTTTATGAAAGAAAATAGAGAAGATAGATTTATTGCGCATTTTTTTACAACAAAATATAATTTAAAATATAGTATTTTAGAATTTGAAAATAATACAAAAACATCTCTGGAAAAAGAAAATTTTGAATTTATTACGACAAATTTCAATGGTTTTTTAAAGATTGCAATTTTAAAGCATAAATATGAATTTGAATACAATCACAAAGATGAAGAATTACCTATAATAAAGATAGAAAATAACGATATAATAACCTTTGGTAAAAATAAAATAGAAATATTTTATGATTATTATTTTAAAAAAGAAGATTGGAAAGAAACAATTCCTCAAATAAAATCAAAATATCTTTTTTACGATAAATATGGTGGAAAATATAAAGGGAATTTAAATTTATTTAATGATTATAACAATATTCATTACGATTTGAGCTACAAAGCCAAAGATGCGTCTAAAAGTCTTACGACTTCAATAGATTATGATATTGAAAATCAATATTTAAAAACTGGAATAGGTTATGATACAGCGACTAAATATGATTGGGCGAAGATTTCGTTTACATATGATATAAAAAATAACGAATGGACATTTTCGCAGTTTGAAATTAATAAAAAGATCATATGTTGGTCAATATACTTAAAGGGAGATTTACAATTATTGCCAGAATTTTCATTTAAACAATTTGAATTAAAGTTCTTTATTGCAGATATACCTGAGAAATCATTTGGATATACCGAAGAAAAAGGTGTAGATATAAATATGTTCTAA
- a CDS encoding YggT family protein → MFILGNLFYGIANVLRIVINFFEISIVISSIFSFISFNYHNPIRNFFDQVSELINRPVRRLFGGRLVVGMFDFTPFVSILILILLDSFLVNTLFDLARVLR, encoded by the coding sequence ATGTTCATATTAGGGAATCTTTTTTATGGTATAGCAAATGTTTTAAGAATAGTAATAAACTTTTTTGAAATATCTATAGTTATATCTTCTATTTTTTCATTTATATCCTTTAATTATCATAATCCTATTAGAAATTTTTTCGATCAGGTTTCTGAACTTATAAATAGACCTGTAAGAAGGTTATTTGGTGGGAGATTGGTTGTTGGAATGTTTGATTTTACACCATTTGTGTCAATATTAATTTTAATATTACTCGATAGCTTTTTGGTTAATACGCTTTTTGACCTTGCTCGAGTTTTGAGGTGA
- the ispG gene encoding flavodoxin-dependent (E)-4-hydroxy-3-methylbut-2-enyl-diphosphate synthase — MFSKKVVTVGNVKIGGDNPIVIQSMTNTDTLDFESTLRQIIRLSNAGAEIVRVSVRTLDDIPSFKKLCENSNVPLVADIHFDYKVAIEAIKAGASKVRINPGNIGAEWKVKEVAKVAKEYGIPIRVGANSGSIKKKYENLVPRYRALAESALEEVRILEKIGFDDIVISIKSTDAKENFLANKCLAEKVQYPIHIGITEAGIYEDAVILSSAGLGALLLNYIGDTIRISIAGDPEKEVGVARKLLTLLGFKKGPRVIACPTCARTEINVEELALKVKEWTKDIDKEINIAVMGCVVNGPGEAKHADIGIAGTKTGGAIFVNGEIVESVSHEKLEETFKRYIEKMNPAN, encoded by the coding sequence ATGTTTTCAAAAAAAGTAGTAACTGTTGGAAATGTTAAAATAGGTGGAGATAATCCCATTGTTATACAATCAATGACAAATACAGACACTTTAGATTTCGAATCCACATTAAGACAAATAATTAGATTATCAAATGCAGGAGCTGAAATAGTAAGAGTTTCTGTAAGAACACTTGATGATATACCTTCATTTAAAAAATTATGCGAAAATTCCAATGTACCTCTGGTAGCAGATATTCACTTCGATTACAAAGTAGCAATTGAAGCTATAAAAGCTGGTGCTTCAAAAGTAAGGATTAACCCGGGTAATATTGGCGCAGAATGGAAAGTAAAAGAGGTTGCAAAAGTTGCAAAAGAATATGGAATTCCTATAAGAGTTGGTGCAAATTCAGGTTCTATAAAGAAAAAATATGAAAACCTTGTCCCAAGATATAGGGCATTAGCAGAAAGTGCTCTTGAAGAAGTAAGAATACTGGAAAAAATAGGTTTTGATGATATTGTTATTTCCATCAAATCTACTGATGCAAAAGAAAATTTCTTAGCAAATAAATGTCTTGCTGAAAAGGTTCAATATCCTATTCATATAGGTATTACAGAAGCTGGAATTTATGAGGATGCTGTAATTCTTTCTTCAGCTGGACTTGGTGCTTTGTTATTAAATTATATTGGCGATACAATAAGAATTTCAATTGCAGGCGATCCGGAAAAAGAAGTCGGTGTTGCAAGAAAATTATTAACATTATTGGGATTTAAAAAAGGACCAAGAGTAATTGCATGTCCAACATGTGCAAGAACAGAAATCAACGTTGAAGAACTTGCTTTGAAAGTTAAAGAATGGACCAAAGATATAGACAAAGAAATAAATATAGCTGTAATGGGATGTGTAGTAAATGGCCCGGGAGAAGCTAAACACGCTGATATAGGAATTGCCGGAACAAAAACAGGTGGAGCAATTTTTGTGAACGGTGAAATTGTCGAAAGTGTTTCACATGAAAAATTAGAAGAAACATTCAAAAGATATATTGAAAAAATGAATCCTGCGAATTAA
- a CDS encoding YggS family pyridoxal phosphate-dependent enzyme, whose amino-acid sequence MEFIKSNLDFVNEKIKESAERSNRQFDEIRLVAVSKTFPVDYIKAAYEYGIKNFGENKAQELRAKHQELEGYDITWHFIGRIQTNKVKYIVPIAEYIHSVYREKELKEIDKIAKKHNKIQKILIEVNVSGEETKGGIVPEEVEEFIKMAMHYENLEVVGLMTMAPYTDDKGLIKNIFDKLRELRDKLNVKYKKITELSMGMSNDYEIAVESGTTMVRIGSLIFGKRNYTTGG is encoded by the coding sequence ATGGAATTTATAAAATCAAATCTTGATTTTGTAAATGAAAAGATAAAAGAATCAGCTGAAAGATCAAATAGACAATTTGACGAAATTAGATTGGTGGCAGTTTCTAAAACATTTCCAGTTGATTATATTAAAGCAGCATATGAATATGGAATAAAGAATTTTGGAGAAAACAAAGCTCAGGAATTAAGAGCAAAACATCAGGAATTAGAGGGTTATGATATAACATGGCATTTTATAGGAAGAATTCAAACAAATAAAGTTAAATATATAGTTCCAATTGCTGAATATATACATTCTGTGTATCGTGAGAAGGAATTAAAGGAAATTGATAAAATAGCTAAAAAACACAATAAAATTCAAAAGATATTGATAGAGGTAAACGTTTCTGGAGAAGAAACAAAAGGTGGTATTGTTCCAGAAGAAGTTGAAGAATTTATAAAAATGGCGATGCATTATGAAAATTTAGAAGTTGTGGGTTTAATGACAATGGCACCATATACAGATGATAAAGGGCTCATAAAAAATATCTTCGATAAATTGAGAGAATTAAGAGATAAATTAAATGTAAAATATAAAAAAATTACTGAATTATCAATGGGTATGAGCAATGATTATGAAATTGCTGTAGAAAGTGGCACAACAATGGTGAGAATTGGATCTCTTATATTTGGAAAACGAAATTATACAACAGGAGGTTGA